A window of Bacillus toyonensis BCT-7112 genomic DNA:
TTTGGTGCGGTTTATTTTAATAATTAAATATGAACTTAAAATTTCCTCTTACAGACGAAATTCATATGGGTTATGGTAAAAGCTGCAGCGGACTTAGTTGCTAAGAAGGGCACTCATAAGAGTGTCTTTTTCATATTTCTCAATTTTTGTATATTTTAGTGCAATTGGACGTTTACGAAGAGATTTTATTCGTGCATAAATAATTTTAAGAGTATGCCAGGAAATCTTTGATTTATCAAGAAAAATTAAATTTAAAATGTATTATATACAGAAGCTACTTGAGGGGTGTTAAGATGCTAAATTTCTCATTTTGGGGTAGTTGCTTTTCATAGCTATATGACTATGTATCGGTACCCCATAAGAAAAAGGCAGGAACATATCAAATATGTTCCTGCCTTTTTCTTAAGTTTAACATGTATAACCTAAATATAAATGTATTGCGGCCTTCTTTATTTATTATTTTTCAAACCGCAAATGAACAAACTTCAACATCTTTATTACGTTTACAATTCGCATCATAATACGTGTACTACCATCCCAATCTTTATTTGTAGGTATACCTTTAAAGAAAGGGGAGCAACTTAATACTTTTATGGAAGAAGACCATTTTTCTATTGATTTTGGATTGTTTACATAAAAATACATCATCGCGCCGTTATTACCAGATTTTTTTACGGTTGCATTCGAAAGGTTCAGTGCGAATTTTGATTCAGCATCAAAATATAGCTCTCCTCCAGGAAAACGTTTTGACATAGCAACTATGATCTCTTTTAAATCTTCTTCTTTAAAGTAATAAAATACACCTGCTGATATAAAAAGAATACCGTCGTTTGGATCATATCTTATATCGTCAAACCAAGAAGTATCAAAAAATGATTTAGTGATGCTAATATTCCTAGGTGTATCTTCAATTAAAGTCTTGCGAAAAGAGATTGCATCGGGTAAATCAAGGTTATACCAATGTATTGTACCGTTATCAATTCTTGAAAAAGTAGTATCTAGTCCTGAACCGATATTTACTATAGTGGCGTTCGGGTGTTTTGCTATAAATTGTTTTATCGTATCATCAATTTTTCGTGCACGGGTAATGTATGTGATACATCCGTATTCGCCAAATGTATTTGCTATTGTTGAGAAGTCAAAATCGCATTCTTTAATTATTCGAATAGCCTCTGTATCATCTAAAATATCCTTATTTTTCTCACTGCCATATGCTCGTCCCCATAGGGGAATAAGCATCGTACCTTGTACTGATTGTAAATCTAACTCTTTAACCATGAAACATCCTCCGTTGCATAATAAAACAATATATTTAGTCGTTATGTAACATTTTTGAGAGCATTGTATTTGTTTTATATAGTCCGTAAGTTAAATCCCGCCTATCTTCTTCAGATAACTTTTCGAGGTTTACTGTGAAATTTTTATAAATTTGTTTCCATCTCTCATAATGTACCTTTTCAGCCTTTTCTGTCAGAGAAATTAATACAGCTCTTTTGTCTACCGTATCTTGTTTTTTTACAATATAGCCGTTTAGTTCTAAATTACGTAAAGTTACACTTAATTGTTGCTTAGGAATGTTTAAATAATTAGCAATCATCTTTGAATTTACAGGTACTTTTTGCTGGGCGAGATACTCCACTACGTGTTGTTCTAAATGTGTAAATTCAGAGGATTTTTCTGATAGAAATTTGAAAGTACCTGACATATTTAATAATAAATTCATGTATTCGTTTAATAATTCTTTATGAGACATTATTTTCGCTTCCTTTTTGGATTTAGTCATTATTTTATTACTAATTTAGCTATAAATCAAATGTTTAAACTTATTATAGTAAATTAATATTTACTAATTTGTTATTTTGAAATTATATGAAATAAAGAAGAGGAGGATGAGAAGTGATTTTAGAAAAGACGAATATGGCCAAAAATAAAATATTACTAAATATACGTAACTAATGAATGCAATGTCTTTTTCAGTTATTATGTTGTAAATAATTTTATGATAAAATTTTTTACATAATGAAATAAAGGGGTAGTATTCTATGGGTTATTTCTCAAACAGTTTATTAGTTTTGTTCGTTCTTATTGTATGTAGCTGCATAATTTTTGGGTGATAATATAGTGGTAGATTTATATAAAAGAAGTGATCTCAGGTGAGGTAACTTCTTTTTATTTTATGTTGAGAAGGAATTCTGTTTTTCTTATTGAAGTTTGTTCAAGTTAAGTTGATGATGGTTTAAAAATTTTAATAGAGCAATGTAAAAGAGGATACAAATAAATAGGAGAATAGGGAGGCGTTTATGAAAACTAAAATAAGCTACACAATTGAACATCCAACAAATTTCAATGAATTAGTAGCTTTATATGAATCTTTAGGATGGAATTCTCTAAAATTAACGGTTAATGAATTGGAACAAATGTGTAAACAAAGTTGGTATGTGATATATGCTTTTAAAGAGCAACAATTAATTGGCATGGGGCGTGTTATATCTGATGGTGTAATAACAGGCGTTATTTGTGGTGTATGTGTATTGCCAAAATATCAGTCCATTGGCATTGGAAAAGAAATAGTAGAACGATTAATCCAGCACTGTGAACAAAAAAAGGTTATTCCCCAACTGATGTGTGTGGAAAAATTGCAATCTTACTATGAATCTATAGGGTTTGAGGTATTCTCTGTTGGGATGACAAAACATATTAAAAGATAGTGGCGCTTTATATTTTCAGTTTACTCGTACATATTTTCAAACTTCAGTATAAAGGAGAATTGCTGTATGGAGATTGCTAAAGGGGTAGAAATGTTACAACTTGAATTACAAGAATTTATTATTCACCTAATTCTTTTATGGGATGATGAAATGGCAGTATTAATAGATACTGGCTTCCCTGGACAAATTGAAGATATACAAGTAGAGATGGAGAGAGTTGACGTATCGTTTGATAAATTAAAAGCAGTGATTTTAACGCATCAGGATATAGATCATACAGGTAGTCTTCCAGAGTTGTTGCAGAACTGTGGAAGTAATATTAAAGTTTATGCGCACGAGCTAGATAAGCCGTATATTGAAGGGGATTTACCTTTATTGAAAGGTGGAAATGTGGAGAATCTACCAAAAGGAAAAGTGAGTGATACTGTGATTGATGGACAAGAACTTCCGTATTGCGGTGGCATACTAATTCTCCATACGCCAGGACACACGCCGGGTCATATTAGTTTATATTTGAAACAAAGTAAAACTCTTATCGCTGGGGATTCAATGTATAGTGTAAATGGAATGTTAGGAGGAATTCATGCTCCAACTACTTTGGATGTTCAGGAAGCACAACAGTCTTTGAAGAAGTATTTAAATCTAGATATTGAATCCGTAGTTTGTTACCATGGGGGATTAAGTAAAGGGAATATAAATGCACAAATTCAAAATTTGTAAATAATAATTTTTTGCTAATTGGTGCTAAAGAATAATCTAATTGTAAGTATATAAATAAAACACGTAATTGATAAAAGAGCATGTTTGAGAAAAATTCAAATATGCTCTTTTATTAAAGGAAATCTATTTAATACGAATGACCTAACCCGTTCCAATAAAAAGAAACGATTTCTTGTGCTAATTCATCTATATTTGCAAGAATAGGATTGTGATTTTCATCCTTAAAATTCCCAATTGATAATAAAGATACGAAAGCATGGGCAGCAAATTTAGGATTGCCTTTACTTATTTCTCCAAGTTGCATCGCGTTATGAAGTGCTTTTTCCAACACTTCATACATGTTATCTTCGGCATTTTTTAATTCTTTCAACTGCTCTTCAGATAAAGAGTGTTTTGCATCTTTCATAAAGTTCTTCATGTCAATATCCATCGTTGCGTGTAAGTATACTGTAGCGAAGTCTAACAACCTTTCTTCCAAAGTTTTATTCGTGGAAAGTATTTGATCCATATTCTCTCTTATACGTATCATCATTTGAATCATAGTAGCGGTAAATAAATCAGCTTTTGTAGAATAGTAATAGTAGACGGTTGCTTTCGTAACACCGCATTCTTTCGCGACCTCATCCATAGAAACGACTTGATAATTTTGAGTAAGAAATAATCGAGTTGCAACTTCTAAAATTATTTCTTTTGTAGATTTTGTATTTTTATTTTGACGAGGTCTTCCGAGAGGACGTTGTTTTTGTTCCAAATACATTCGCTCCTGACATTTATTATTGAGATAATTATAACATAATTTTTAATCTTTCTTGATTAATTAACTGACCAGTATATATAATTAATATTGTAGGAAAAAAGGAAGGTGGGTTTTTATGAAAAAGCACCCGTTACATATGTTAGGGAGGATTGTAGCAGGGAAGAATACGCAATGGATAACTTTATCAGTTTGGATCCTTATTACATTAGTACTTTCATTTACGTTGCCACAAGTAAATAGTACGAAAGAACCGAATCCGAAAAATTTACCTGAAACAGCTATGTCACAGCAAGCGGAAGAACTTATGAAAAAAGAGTTTCCTAATAATGCAGGAAATCCGTTGTTAGTAGTATGGCATAGAGATGGTGGATTACAGTCAAAAGACTATAAACTTATACAGGACGTTTATAAAGAGTTAAAAGCTAGCCCTTTAAAAGAACAATCAATGTTACCACCATTTGATACAATTCCAGAGCAAGTATTATCAAAAAGTGCATCAAAAGATGGTACATCATTTGTCACATCGATATTCTTTAATAAATCAGCTGGTACGGATATATTAAAGGGAAATCTTGAAGATGTAAGAAAACTGGTGAATAGTAAGGTGGATGTTGATCCATTTAAACAAAAAATAACGGACTCTGGTTTACATGTTCGATTATCTGGCCCTGTAGGTATTCAAACAGATGCGGTTAGTTTATTTAGTCAAGCTGATGTGAAATTATTAGTCGCTACTGTACTATTAGTATTGGTTTTATTAATTTTACTTTACCGTTCACCAATTTTAGCAATTTTACCTATACTTGTTGTTGGCTTTGCATACGGTATTATTAGTCCTACACTTGGTTTTTTAGCTGATCATGGGTGGATTAAAGTAGATGCCCAAGCGATATCAATCATGACCGTATTATTGTTTGGCGCGGGTACAGACTATTGTCTATTTTTAATTTCAAGATATAGAGAGTACTTGTTAGAAGAAGAAAGTAAATATAAAGCGCTGCAACTTGCGATTAAAGCATCTGGCGGGGCAATTATAATGAGTGCATTAACTGTCGTACT
This region includes:
- a CDS encoding class I SAM-dependent methyltransferase, whose amino-acid sequence is MVKELDLQSVQGTMLIPLWGRAYGSEKNKDILDDTEAIRIIKECDFDFSTIANTFGEYGCITYITRARKIDDTIKQFIAKHPNATIVNIGSGLDTTFSRIDNGTIHWYNLDLPDAISFRKTLIEDTPRNISITKSFFDTSWFDDIRYDPNDGILFISAGVFYYFKEEDLKEIIVAMSKRFPGGELYFDAESKFALNLSNATVKKSGNNGAMMYFYVNNPKSIEKWSSSIKVLSCSPFFKGIPTNKDWDGSTRIMMRIVNVIKMLKFVHLRFEK
- a CDS encoding MarR family winged helix-turn-helix transcriptional regulator → MSHKELLNEYMNLLLNMSGTFKFLSEKSSEFTHLEQHVVEYLAQQKVPVNSKMIANYLNIPKQQLSVTLRNLELNGYIVKKQDTVDKRAVLISLTEKAEKVHYERWKQIYKNFTVNLEKLSEEDRRDLTYGLYKTNTMLSKMLHND
- a CDS encoding GNAT family N-acetyltransferase: MKTKISYTIEHPTNFNELVALYESLGWNSLKLTVNELEQMCKQSWYVIYAFKEQQLIGMGRVISDGVITGVICGVCVLPKYQSIGIGKEIVERLIQHCEQKKVIPQLMCVEKLQSYYESIGFEVFSVGMTKHIKR
- a CDS encoding MBL fold metallo-hydrolase — protein: MEIAKGVEMLQLELQEFIIHLILLWDDEMAVLIDTGFPGQIEDIQVEMERVDVSFDKLKAVILTHQDIDHTGSLPELLQNCGSNIKVYAHELDKPYIEGDLPLLKGGNVENLPKGKVSDTVIDGQELPYCGGILILHTPGHTPGHISLYLKQSKTLIAGDSMYSVNGMLGGIHAPTTLDVQEAQQSLKKYLNLDIESVVCYHGGLSKGNINAQIQNL
- a CDS encoding TetR/AcrR family transcriptional regulator; the protein is MEQKQRPLGRPRQNKNTKSTKEIILEVATRLFLTQNYQVVSMDEVAKECGVTKATVYYYYSTKADLFTATMIQMMIRIRENMDQILSTNKTLEERLLDFATVYLHATMDIDMKNFMKDAKHSLSEEQLKELKNAEDNMYEVLEKALHNAMQLGEISKGNPKFAAHAFVSLLSIGNFKDENHNPILANIDELAQEIVSFYWNGLGHSY